Proteins co-encoded in one Cytophaga hutchinsonii ATCC 33406 genomic window:
- a CDS encoding tetratricopeptide repeat protein has translation MKKNKTVIETKINPYVEVSYPISIILIVSILLYIKSLNFGLTHLDDTIFINDFHELFSKGKNLGHLFFRGVFFEKDDSYYRPLLMVSFMFNKIVTGKLFGYHLTNLFFHLTSCVLLYRFFNVFNVRSDIAFILTLLFAVHPVLSQAVVWIPGRNDSMLTTFALAAFLAFVQFNKTFTWSWFLLHLLFFFAALLTKESGIILPVMCCGYLFLFTKTSVKAYSMCIASWVITAAMWFYMRSISIDPIIKPTLSEYATGFVNRLPLFIQYLGKSLLPFNLSVFPMQADTSLVYGILAFALLAILLFLNKSADKKQILYGISWFVLFLLPALFIPVQINEQAFEHRLYLPIIGILLLLPQTIIFSDQSAYHPKRVFAGTLAVILLFTIINFVHQQKFKNEITFWENAVVDSPSSSYAHKLLGVKYFTKGIFEKSGEEIQQALRLDSTERYANFYYAKNLLHNNPKDPKAEYYLLKEEEEHPGFIDNVFELAKVNFEKGDKTKALFYLEECVRTTPTFMLAKNNLLLLLIELGEKEKALAWINQWKADKTGLPKGLEAEVNKMP, from the coding sequence ATGAAAAAAAATAAAACCGTTATTGAAACAAAAATCAATCCTTATGTAGAGGTTTCTTATCCGATCTCCATCATACTGATCGTAAGTATCCTGTTGTATATTAAATCGCTTAATTTTGGATTAACCCATTTAGATGATACGATATTCATCAATGATTTTCATGAATTGTTTTCTAAAGGGAAAAATTTGGGACATTTATTTTTCAGAGGCGTTTTTTTTGAAAAAGACGATTCGTATTACCGTCCGCTGCTGATGGTTTCATTTATGTTCAATAAAATTGTAACCGGAAAATTATTTGGATATCACCTTACCAATTTATTTTTTCATTTAACATCCTGTGTACTTCTTTACCGGTTTTTTAACGTATTCAATGTACGCAGCGATATTGCTTTTATTCTAACACTTTTATTTGCTGTACATCCCGTATTGTCTCAGGCCGTTGTATGGATACCGGGCCGAAATGATTCCATGTTAACAACATTTGCACTTGCAGCTTTTCTAGCTTTCGTTCAATTCAATAAAACATTTACCTGGAGCTGGTTCCTGCTTCATTTACTGTTTTTTTTCGCAGCATTATTAACAAAAGAATCCGGTATTATATTACCGGTAATGTGTTGCGGCTACCTGTTTCTGTTTACAAAAACGTCCGTTAAAGCGTACAGTATGTGTATTGCTTCGTGGGTTATTACTGCTGCAATGTGGTTCTACATGAGAAGCATTTCTATTGACCCTATTATTAAGCCTACCCTATCTGAATATGCCACCGGTTTTGTTAACAGGCTTCCGCTTTTTATTCAGTATCTTGGAAAATCTTTGCTGCCATTCAATCTATCGGTCTTTCCCATGCAAGCCGATACCAGCTTAGTGTATGGAATCCTTGCTTTTGCATTACTTGCGATTCTGTTGTTTCTCAATAAATCAGCCGATAAAAAACAGATCCTGTATGGCATTTCATGGTTTGTATTATTTTTACTGCCTGCATTATTTATTCCTGTCCAAATCAATGAACAGGCTTTTGAACACCGTTTGTATTTACCTATTATAGGCATATTGTTACTGTTACCGCAAACAATTATTTTTTCTGATCAATCTGCGTATCATCCCAAACGCGTTTTTGCCGGCACATTAGCAGTGATTCTTCTTTTTACAATCATAAATTTCGTGCATCAGCAAAAATTTAAAAATGAAATAACCTTCTGGGAAAACGCTGTAGTTGACAGCCCATCTTCCAGCTATGCACACAAGCTGCTGGGTGTAAAATATTTTACAAAAGGCATATTTGAAAAATCCGGAGAAGAAATACAACAAGCACTGCGCCTGGATTCTACTGAACGCTACGCAAATTTCTATTATGCTAAAAATCTGCTACATAATAATCCGAAAGATCCGAAAGCAGAATACTATTTATTAAAAGAAGAAGAAGAGCATCCGGGTTTTATTGATAATGTATTTGAACTGGCTAAAGTTAATTTTGAAAAAGGAGATAAAACAAAAGCACTTTTTTATCTGGAAGAATGTGTGCGCACAACACCAACATTTATGCTTGCAAAAAACAATTTGCTTTTATTGCTGATTGAATTGGGTGAAAAAGAAAAAGCGCTTGCGTGGATTAATCAATGGAAAGCCGATAAAACGGGTTTGCCTAAAGGCCTTGAAGCAGAAGTAAATAAAATGCCTTGA
- a CDS encoding RBBP9/YdeN family alpha/beta hydrolase translates to MLDNRFNYINVPGLGGSGEHHWQTFWEQAYPEIHRVQQADWDHPICSVWVNKLQLITETCSDKPVVLIAHSLGCVTVLHAVAQRKLKGIAGAFLVAMPDAERADFPKECIGFIPVPRIVLPFPAVMIASENDPYITSPELKKWADVIQASFVSVGQRGHIGTAAQLTYWEEGQQLFRSFVEQL, encoded by the coding sequence ATGCTGGATAACCGTTTTAATTATATAAATGTGCCCGGTCTGGGTGGCTCAGGAGAACATCACTGGCAAACGTTCTGGGAGCAGGCATATCCGGAGATTCATCGGGTACAGCAAGCCGATTGGGATCACCCGATTTGTTCGGTTTGGGTGAATAAGCTGCAGCTGATAACAGAAACCTGCAGCGATAAACCTGTTGTACTGATTGCACACAGCCTTGGCTGCGTAACAGTTTTGCATGCTGTTGCGCAGCGTAAACTGAAAGGTATTGCGGGCGCGTTTCTGGTTGCCATGCCCGATGCAGAACGCGCTGATTTTCCGAAAGAATGTATCGGATTTATACCGGTGCCGAGGATTGTATTGCCCTTTCCGGCTGTAATGATTGCAAGTGAAAACGATCCATATATTACGAGTCCTGAATTAAAAAAATGGGCAGATGTTATACAGGCATCGTTTGTTTCTGTTGGCCAGCGCGGGCATATCGGTACTGCAGCACAATTGACGTATTGGGAAGAAGGACAACAATTGTTTCGTTCATTTGTTGAACAATTGTAA
- a CDS encoding nucleoid-associated protein, with translation MQIELANFEKIYTHFVGNKSDEEGITISKTPLQLNDESLKELLLNYFTHPFKNKEYNHFHHETDLNLNELYTYCSTIFADPDALYLQSINIAKHLYEQSKHPMIKGGELYVVHFNDCVIDGESTDAIGLFKSETKETFLKIFPQGDGYEAVSDKGIDIRKLDKGCFIINSEKENGYKVCVVDQTNKSSDAQYWKDDFLKIVSRNDSFHYTQNYMNMCKSFVTDQMPETFEVSKTDQIDLLNRSVNYFKKNESFDMQAFTNDVIQDEGLIDSFKEYKNKFQEDHQMPMVDEFEISTPAVKKYAKVFKSVLKLDRNFHIYIHGDKDLIERGRDDASGMNFYKIYYKEES, from the coding sequence ATGCAGATTGAATTAGCGAATTTTGAGAAAATTTACACCCATTTTGTTGGCAATAAATCAGATGAAGAAGGCATTACTATTTCTAAAACACCTCTGCAACTGAACGACGAATCGTTAAAAGAATTGCTTCTGAATTATTTCACACATCCGTTTAAGAATAAAGAATACAATCATTTTCATCATGAAACGGATTTGAATTTAAATGAGTTGTATACATATTGCTCAACGATCTTTGCTGATCCGGATGCTTTATATCTGCAAAGCATTAATATAGCCAAACACTTATATGAACAGTCTAAACATCCCATGATTAAAGGTGGTGAGTTATATGTGGTACATTTTAATGATTGCGTAATCGACGGGGAAAGCACGGATGCCATTGGCCTGTTTAAATCTGAAACAAAAGAAACCTTTTTAAAAATATTTCCCCAGGGCGATGGCTATGAAGCTGTATCCGACAAGGGGATCGATATCCGCAAGCTGGATAAAGGCTGCTTCATTATTAACAGCGAAAAAGAAAACGGCTATAAAGTTTGTGTGGTTGACCAAACCAATAAATCAAGTGACGCGCAATACTGGAAAGATGATTTCCTGAAAATTGTGAGTCGGAACGACAGCTTTCATTATACGCAGAACTACATGAACATGTGTAAGAGTTTTGTAACCGATCAGATGCCTGAAACATTTGAGGTTTCTAAAACCGACCAGATTGACCTGCTGAACCGTTCGGTTAATTATTTCAAAAAAAACGAATCGTTTGATATGCAAGCCTTCACCAACGATGTTATTCAGGATGAAGGGCTGATTGATTCCTTTAAAGAATACAAAAATAAATTTCAGGAAGATCATCAGATGCCGATGGTAGATGAATTTGAAATCTCTACACCTGCGGTAAAAAAATATGCAAAAGTTTTTAAAAGTGTATTAAAGCTCGACCGCAATTTCCATATCTACATACATGGCGACAAAGATCTGATTGAACGCGGCAGAGACGATGCCAGCGGCATGAATTTTTACAAAATCTATTACAAAGAAGAAAGTTAA
- a CDS encoding phosphatase PAP2 family protein: protein MKNKRIRGLFLGMMLLGLAIRVSAQTDTVKLGQPVSKYLKQSIVPVSLIGAGMFMKLHNTPLNDLSVKNSVTTNYPGFHTSVDDYLRFASIPFLYGLDWVGVEAKTDVKNRTAILFKAEVIMFITTTLMKNTTHVIRPDGDGDKSFPSGHTAQAFLGAVMIQREYGHKSIWYPIGAYTVATSVGVLRVMNNRHYTSDVLVGAGIGMLSAHIAYWTHRYKWNKKVVVMPMYSNRAAGIYFSMAF, encoded by the coding sequence ATGAAGAATAAAAGAATACGGGGATTGTTTTTAGGAATGATGCTGCTGGGGCTGGCAATACGGGTGTCCGCGCAAACAGACACGGTTAAACTGGGGCAGCCTGTTTCAAAATACCTTAAACAGTCAATAGTGCCGGTATCGCTGATTGGGGCCGGTATGTTTATGAAACTGCATAATACTCCGTTGAATGATTTGAGTGTTAAAAATTCAGTAACAACCAATTATCCGGGTTTTCATACCAGCGTTGATGATTACCTGCGCTTTGCATCCATTCCATTTCTGTACGGACTGGATTGGGTCGGTGTAGAAGCAAAAACAGATGTTAAAAACAGAACGGCAATCTTATTTAAAGCGGAAGTAATCATGTTTATAACAACAACACTGATGAAAAATACAACACACGTGATCCGTCCGGATGGAGACGGTGATAAATCATTTCCTTCGGGACATACTGCACAGGCATTTTTAGGTGCGGTAATGATACAGCGGGAATACGGACATAAAAGTATCTGGTATCCGATTGGCGCATATACAGTGGCTACATCTGTAGGTGTGCTGCGCGTAATGAACAACAGGCATTATACCAGCGATGTGCTGGTAGGTGCGGGTATTGGTATGTTAAGCGCACACATTGCATACTGGACACATAGATATAAATGGAATAAGAAAGTAGTTGTAATGCCGATGTACAGCAATCGTGCTGCGGGTATCTATTTTTCGATGGCGTTTTAA
- a CDS encoding bifunctional ADP-dependent NAD(P)H-hydrate dehydratase/NAD(P)H-hydrate epimerase, with translation MKILTAAQIHQLDLYTQEAEHITSLALMERAAEAFVGWFTKHTSLQKEIWVFCGRGNNGGDGLAIACLLINRGYKVKPFIVKSGPLTSDCAANLSRLEKMVAVTSIVTEEDLVKIPANILIIDALLGSGLNREVTGVYAAIIDKINATENKVYAVDVPSGLYSDYPAKHAAIITADHTITFQMPKLMLFLSDHEAFTGAWHIVDIGLKMEGAADIVSDYSYTDAAVIHKMIRKRPVFSHKGTFGKVLLIAGSKGMMGAATLAAKSILRTGAGLVCVHIPGSGVDIVQTLIPEAILSIDPNKEVVTVLPDIDGYSAIGIGVGLGEHPYTADVLEELLVSSVDPLVIDASALNILASNPHWITHIPPNSILTPHPRELERLAGMKFQNSWERLHKAIEMAKKMQVIIVLKGAYTAVVMPTGVVHFNSTGNSGLATAGSGDVLTGIITSFLAQGYSPADAARLGVFAHGYAGDAAAEVKSKAGMIASDITEYLPMFFLDFEE, from the coding sequence ATGAAGATTTTAACAGCGGCACAAATTCATCAATTGGATCTTTACACCCAGGAAGCAGAACACATTACATCACTTGCTTTGATGGAGCGGGCAGCAGAAGCATTTGTCGGATGGTTTACCAAACATACCTCGCTGCAAAAAGAAATATGGGTATTTTGCGGAAGAGGGAATAATGGCGGAGATGGTTTGGCAATTGCCTGCTTACTGATCAACCGAGGTTACAAAGTAAAACCGTTTATTGTAAAATCCGGGCCGCTTACTTCCGACTGTGCAGCAAACCTGTCGCGCCTGGAAAAAATGGTTGCTGTTACATCCATTGTCACAGAAGAAGATCTCGTTAAAATTCCTGCCAATATACTGATTATTGATGCCTTGTTAGGTTCCGGCCTGAACCGCGAAGTAACAGGTGTATATGCAGCGATTATAGATAAGATCAATGCAACAGAAAATAAAGTGTATGCGGTAGATGTACCGTCTGGTTTGTACAGTGATTATCCGGCAAAGCACGCGGCAATTATTACAGCCGATCACACCATTACATTTCAGATGCCCAAGCTGATGCTGTTTTTGTCAGACCATGAAGCATTCACAGGTGCATGGCACATTGTTGATATTGGTTTAAAGATGGAAGGTGCGGCAGATATCGTAAGCGATTATTCCTATACAGATGCTGCAGTTATTCATAAAATGATACGCAAACGGCCGGTGTTTTCACATAAAGGCACGTTTGGAAAAGTATTGCTTATAGCAGGAAGTAAAGGAATGATGGGGGCTGCAACACTTGCGGCAAAATCAATTTTGCGTACCGGTGCCGGTTTGGTTTGTGTACACATTCCCGGCAGTGGTGTTGATATTGTACAGACACTTATTCCTGAAGCCATATTAAGTATTGATCCGAATAAAGAAGTGGTAACAGTATTGCCGGATATAGATGGTTACAGTGCAATAGGTATCGGTGTTGGTTTAGGGGAGCATCCGTATACGGCAGACGTGCTGGAAGAATTACTCGTATCTTCTGTTGATCCATTGGTTATTGATGCAAGCGCATTAAATATTTTAGCTTCGAATCCACATTGGATCACACATATTCCGCCCAACAGTATTTTAACGCCGCACCCGAGAGAACTGGAGCGTTTGGCAGGTATGAAATTTCAGAACAGCTGGGAACGTTTGCATAAAGCGATTGAAATGGCTAAAAAAATGCAGGTGATCATTGTTTTGAAAGGTGCGTACACCGCGGTAGTTATGCCTACAGGCGTGGTACACTTTAATTCTACCGGCAATTCAGGCCTGGCTACAGCAGGCAGCGGAGATGTATTAACAGGTATCATTACATCCTTTTTGGCGCAAGGCTATAGCCCGGCCGATGCAGCGCGGCTCGGCGTATTCGCGCATGGGTATGCGGGAGATGCTGCCGCAGAAGTAAAATCAAAAGCCGGTATGATCGCATCAGACATTACAGAATATTTACCCATGTTTTTTCTTGATTTTGAAGAATAG
- a CDS encoding PDC sensor domain-containing protein, with translation MIYYLKKYFKTGCLLVFILSILSVGIWGVIFIQGKKEIQRQTIAFGAHTAQAATHKIDSVLSNISRTAQQFADSLSHRNFTKEEIEQHLKKVADTQPYILGVTVAYLPYQFNPKQRLYAPFYSKKEDRILQTGELYDYTDRTRWNYSAWVFNPIEKDIFWAEPGYGPAAQAVVTEYGIPFYDTKDPSKKIGVVDITFSLQGFNKLLNTLKLGKTGYAMLVSKEGHILSHPREDYLLSLKSMNDVSEETDDPRYKQAVKKLLNKETGYVEYLNPLLNRTSIVFYQPIPTTKWSIAVNIIKDEIEPDFEYSYKREIILSIFILFALISGSILLFKLYKAERIWIIAAEITFLLLVEIGFIWFRHQQQPMFDYASDETVISDVNGINTFINQTNGESEILHEDKPVYIPTGIYVRNIEFKDGRLIGLNGSIWQKLDTVLHKDVEPGVSFPDLSTDAEAFNMEEVYDRIEDGHRVIGWNFRLNILNKVDYKLYPFDRKDLKVNLRHHTVGKNIFLVPDADAYESLIPSTDPGINKSIPLVGWDFLGSYFSYEYKNLNTNFGLQHYQRQRNLPELSFNIILSRKIIGALIAHILPLLIIQLMLFGVIVIFSKTQVEISGYNTFGVINSCAAFFFVIVISHIDLRNTLEIEMVTYLEYIYFIVYIYVLLVTVNALLFSSAKHYAFVDYNNNYIPKLIFWPLFMLASILITLVLFY, from the coding sequence ATGATCTATTACCTGAAAAAATATTTTAAAACAGGTTGTCTGCTTGTTTTTATTCTGTCCATCTTATCAGTCGGAATCTGGGGTGTCATTTTTATACAAGGAAAAAAAGAAATTCAACGGCAGACCATTGCTTTTGGAGCACACACTGCACAAGCTGCTACACACAAAATCGATTCTGTGTTATCGAACATCAGCCGCACAGCACAGCAATTCGCCGATTCATTAAGCCATAGAAATTTTACCAAAGAAGAAATTGAACAGCACCTTAAAAAAGTTGCCGATACGCAGCCGTATATTTTAGGTGTAACGGTTGCTTATCTGCCGTATCAATTCAATCCGAAACAACGCCTCTACGCACCATTCTACAGCAAAAAAGAAGACCGCATTTTACAGACGGGTGAACTGTATGACTATACCGACCGCACGCGCTGGAACTACAGTGCCTGGGTTTTCAATCCGATAGAAAAAGACATCTTCTGGGCCGAGCCCGGCTACGGACCGGCAGCTCAGGCCGTAGTAACAGAATACGGCATTCCGTTTTATGATACCAAAGACCCTTCTAAAAAAATTGGTGTGGTAGATATTACGTTTTCTTTACAGGGTTTTAATAAATTATTGAACACACTGAAACTTGGAAAAACAGGTTACGCAATGTTGGTTTCCAAAGAAGGCCATATACTTTCCCATCCGCGGGAAGATTATTTACTTTCGCTGAAATCTATGAATGACGTGTCAGAAGAAACGGATGATCCCCGATATAAACAGGCAGTCAAAAAACTGCTGAATAAAGAAACAGGATATGTAGAATATTTAAATCCATTGCTAAACAGAACATCAATCGTATTCTATCAACCCATCCCGACGACTAAATGGTCGATTGCTGTTAACATCATCAAAGATGAGATCGAGCCCGATTTCGAATACAGCTATAAACGGGAAATTATTTTATCCATCTTTATTTTATTCGCCCTTATCAGCGGCAGTATTTTACTTTTCAAATTATATAAAGCAGAACGTATCTGGATCATTGCTGCAGAAATAACTTTTTTATTACTTGTTGAGATCGGTTTTATCTGGTTCAGACACCAGCAGCAGCCGATGTTTGATTATGCTTCCGACGAAACTGTTATCTCGGATGTAAACGGTATCAATACATTTATCAATCAGACCAATGGAGAATCAGAAATATTGCATGAAGACAAACCTGTTTATATTCCAACCGGTATTTATGTGCGCAACATTGAATTTAAAGATGGCAGGCTTATCGGTTTAAACGGAAGCATCTGGCAAAAGCTCGACACCGTTTTACATAAAGATGTTGAGCCCGGTGTGAGTTTCCCTGACCTATCAACCGATGCAGAAGCTTTTAACATGGAAGAAGTGTATGACCGGATCGAAGACGGCCACCGCGTTATCGGCTGGAATTTCCGGTTGAACATTTTAAATAAAGTGGATTACAAATTGTATCCCTTTGATCGAAAAGACCTGAAAGTTAATCTCCGCCATCATACAGTTGGCAAAAACATATTTCTGGTACCCGATGCGGATGCGTATGAATCGCTGATCCCGTCTACCGACCCGGGAATCAACAAAAGCATTCCGTTGGTAGGCTGGGATTTTCTGGGCAGTTATTTTTCGTATGAATATAAAAATCTGAATACGAATTTCGGCTTGCAGCATTATCAGCGCCAGCGCAATTTACCCGAACTGAGTTTTAATATTATCTTAAGCAGAAAAATAATCGGTGCACTGATCGCACACATTCTGCCACTGCTTATTATCCAGCTGATGCTGTTCGGTGTGATTGTTATATTTTCAAAAACCCAGGTTGAAATTTCGGGTTATAATACCTTTGGCGTCATTAACAGCTGTGCAGCGTTCTTTTTTGTAATTGTAATCTCTCACATTGATCTCCGCAATACGCTTGAAATAGAAATGGTGACATACCTGGAATACATTTATTTCATTGTTTACATCTACGTCTTACTGGTAACGGTGAACGCCCTGTTATTTTCTTCAGCAAAGCATTATGCGTTTGTTGACTACAACAATAATTACATTCCCAAACTGATCTTCTGGCCGCTGTTTATGCTGGCCAGTATATTGATTACGCTGGTATTGTTTTATTGA
- a CDS encoding M1 family metallopeptidase, which translates to MSTKRLFQFPLLLFFTAVVLLSACKKQPAKTSEKNTPKTIQTSRGAYNPSNPLYWDLIHTKLEVSFDFKKKHLLGKATLSAKPHFYAQNTVVLQAKGFDIHSISYLNGAKISSYTYDSKAITITLDKNYTRTDTLKLVIDYTAKPDDLPKTGSDAITEEKGLYFIDPLETDPKKPTQVWTQGETQSASCWFPTFDSPNQRSTQEMYITADKKYQVISNGELNYKTENADGTLTWSWSMKKPHAPYLFMMAVGEFAKVTDTWNGIEVSYYVEPAYEKYARSIFGETPAMIEFFSTKLNYPFPWPKYSQIVVRDFVSGAMENTSASIFMEALEVDDRFLVDDNWEQIIAHELFHHWFGDLVTCESWSNLPLNESFANFSEIAWFEHKHGYEAGLKHAQEDLEGYLSEAETTQNPLIRFHYTDIEEMFDRHSYNKGGLVLNMLRDAVGEEAFYKSLNLYLTRNAYSPVEIDELRMAFEDVTGEDMHWFFDTWFMKRGHAQLSVEHHVSKDKKTEIVIEQMQDTTEGTLYRIPLQIDYRTSGDTTLRSARYWISQKKDSIVLPVSVSELSYLVVDSKHLVVGTVQHEKNRTLLKGQFLYGTDYLLRKNAFEALVKPASAKDNPYLVQPENIDFLTKALNDRSAEVRSVALLEFTKRAVPNLETVFIPKMKEMAQTEPNGELRSKAISLVASLENNADYISIYKKGLNDPSYYVSGASLKALLVLQDAETVARIKEFESINNVNFISSLAAYFIQTNDQTHYNWFEEKMQQASDQDVYNLMGLFTKYALQLGNEDKARASKLLKDISINNQHEVIRQNATLYYQYLDKSLKN; encoded by the coding sequence ATGTCTACAAAACGTTTATTTCAATTTCCCCTTCTTTTATTCTTTACTGCTGTTGTTCTATTATCTGCATGTAAAAAACAACCTGCAAAGACAAGTGAAAAAAATACACCTAAAACTATACAAACAAGCCGTGGAGCATACAACCCAAGCAATCCGCTTTACTGGGATCTGATTCACACCAAGCTTGAAGTATCCTTCGATTTCAAGAAAAAACATTTGCTGGGTAAAGCAACGCTTTCTGCAAAGCCGCATTTTTACGCCCAAAACACAGTGGTATTACAGGCGAAAGGATTTGATATTCATTCCATCAGTTACCTGAATGGCGCAAAGATCAGCAGTTATACATACGATTCTAAAGCAATTACCATTACGCTGGATAAAAATTATACCCGTACCGATACCTTAAAGCTTGTCATTGATTATACCGCAAAACCGGATGACCTTCCCAAAACAGGCAGCGACGCGATCACAGAGGAAAAAGGATTGTACTTTATTGATCCATTAGAAACAGATCCGAAAAAACCTACACAGGTGTGGACACAAGGCGAAACGCAATCTGCATCGTGCTGGTTCCCTACGTTTGATTCGCCCAATCAACGCAGCACCCAGGAGATGTACATTACAGCTGATAAAAAATATCAGGTTATTTCAAACGGTGAATTAAATTATAAAACTGAAAATGCAGACGGCACGCTGACCTGGTCGTGGTCGATGAAAAAACCACATGCCCCTTATTTATTTATGATGGCTGTTGGCGAGTTTGCAAAAGTAACAGATACCTGGAATGGCATTGAAGTAAGCTATTACGTTGAGCCGGCGTATGAAAAATATGCGCGCAGCATTTTTGGTGAAACACCAGCCATGATCGAATTCTTTTCAACGAAATTAAATTATCCGTTCCCTTGGCCGAAATATTCTCAGATTGTGGTGCGTGATTTTGTGTCAGGAGCAATGGAAAATACGTCTGCCAGTATTTTCATGGAAGCACTGGAAGTGGATGATCGTTTTTTAGTAGATGATAACTGGGAACAGATTATCGCACACGAATTGTTCCACCATTGGTTTGGTGATCTGGTAACCTGCGAAAGCTGGTCGAACCTGCCATTGAACGAATCGTTTGCAAACTTTTCTGAGATTGCCTGGTTTGAACACAAACATGGTTACGAAGCCGGATTGAAGCATGCACAGGAAGATCTGGAAGGATATTTATCCGAAGCTGAAACGACTCAGAATCCGTTGATCCGTTTTCATTATACAGACATTGAAGAAATGTTTGACAGACATAGTTACAACAAAGGCGGGCTTGTATTGAATATGCTGCGTGATGCGGTTGGAGAAGAAGCATTTTATAAATCCTTGAATCTCTATTTAACACGCAATGCCTATTCACCTGTTGAAATTGATGAGCTGCGTATGGCTTTTGAAGATGTTACCGGCGAAGACATGCACTGGTTCTTTGACACGTGGTTCATGAAACGCGGACATGCTCAGCTGAGTGTTGAGCATCATGTTTCTAAAGATAAAAAAACTGAGATCGTTATTGAACAGATGCAGGACACAACAGAAGGTACGCTGTATCGCATTCCCTTACAGATTGATTACAGAACATCCGGCGACACAACGCTGCGCTCTGCGCGTTACTGGATCAGCCAGAAGAAAGATTCTATCGTGCTGCCGGTTTCAGTTTCAGAACTATCTTATCTGGTTGTAGACAGCAAGCATCTTGTTGTTGGTACGGTTCAGCATGAAAAAAACAGAACGTTATTGAAAGGACAATTTTTATACGGGACAGATTACCTACTGCGTAAAAATGCGTTTGAAGCTTTGGTAAAACCAGCTTCAGCAAAAGATAATCCCTACCTTGTTCAGCCTGAAAACATAGACTTTCTTACTAAAGCATTGAATGACCGTTCTGCTGAAGTACGTTCGGTTGCCTTATTAGAATTCACAAAACGTGCGGTACCAAATCTTGAGACGGTATTTATTCCAAAAATGAAAGAGATGGCCCAGACAGAACCAAATGGCGAGCTGCGTTCTAAAGCTATTTCTCTGGTTGCTTCCTTAGAAAATAATGCCGACTATATTTCTATTTATAAAAAAGGATTGAATGATCCTTCTTATTACGTTTCCGGTGCAAGTCTAAAAGCCTTACTGGTATTGCAGGATGCGGAAACAGTTGCGCGCATAAAAGAATTTGAATCTATTAATAACGTAAACTTCATATCAAGCTTAGCGGCATATTTCATACAAACCAACGATCAGACACACTATAACTGGTTTGAAGAAAAAATGCAGCAGGCATCTGATCAGGATGTATATAACCTGATGGGCCTGTTTACCAAATACGCGCTGCAGCTGGGCAATGAAGACAAAGCCCGTGCAAGCAAATTATTAAAAGACATCAGTATAAATAATCAGCATGAAGTGATTCGCCAGAATGCTACCCTGTATTATCAATATCTGGATAAATCTTTAAAAAACTAA
- the pyrH gene encoding UMP kinase, whose amino-acid sequence MKYKRILLKLSGEALMGEQKYGIDSQVLIRYANEIKAIADKGVEITIVVGGGNIYRGIEAAATGIDRVQGDYMGMLATVINCMALQSALENIGLDTRLMSGIKIEQVCESFIRRRAIRHLEKGRIVMFGAGTGNPYFTTDTAASLRAIEIEAEVVLKGTRVDGVYTADPEKDPTATRYTTITFDEAYAKGLNIMDMTAFTLCKENELPIIIFDMNRPGNLLKVLEGESVGTLVKL is encoded by the coding sequence ATGAAATATAAACGTATTCTCCTGAAGTTGAGTGGTGAAGCCTTAATGGGCGAACAGAAATATGGGATTGACAGCCAGGTTCTTATCCGTTATGCAAACGAGATCAAAGCAATTGCTGATAAAGGCGTTGAAATAACGATTGTTGTAGGCGGCGGAAATATTTACAGAGGGATTGAAGCTGCTGCTACGGGCATTGACCGTGTGCAGGGAGATTATATGGGTATGCTTGCAACGGTGATCAACTGCATGGCCTTACAAAGTGCGCTTGAAAATATCGGTCTGGATACACGTTTAATGTCAGGTATCAAAATCGAACAGGTATGTGAATCATTCATTCGCAGACGTGCGATCCGCCACCTGGAAAAAGGACGTATCGTAATGTTTGGTGCCGGTACAGGTAACCCGTACTTTACTACGGATACAGCGGCAAGTTTACGTGCCATTGAAATTGAAGCAGAAGTGGTATTGAAAGGTACACGTGTGGATGGCGTATACACGGCCGATCCCGAAAAAGATCCTACGGCTACCCGCTACACAACCATTACATTTGATGAAGCCTATGCAAAAGGTTTGAACATTATGGATATGACAGCCTTTACGTTATGCAAAGAAAATGAATTGCCGATCATTATTTTTGATATGAACAGACCGGGCAATTTATTGAAAGTATTAGAAGGCGAAAGTGTGGGTACACTGGTGAAATTATAA